Below is a genomic region from Cotesia glomerata isolate CgM1 linkage group LG5, MPM_Cglom_v2.3, whole genome shotgun sequence.
gaaaaattatcattagcAGAGATGTAAAATTCATCGAAGATTCTCGTGTTCATGGTGAAGACACAGCCAAGACAGATTTTTACCTGGAAGAAAAAACCCCATCGACTGGAAAACCCGaagaaattatatatattccCGCGGAATCTTCCAATGAATTATTCACAAGTTCATCCGGAGATGAACCACGTGGATCAAGGGAAGCCCCAACAAGCCCTCCAAGGCCATCTGAGGATGCAGATGATGTACCTTTGATAGAGAGGATCACAGAGGTACCAAATGATCCACCAAATAATCCGAGTAATAATAACGAAGAAATGGAGCAGGACTACCAACCGAATGAGCTGAACGACGATGAAGAACCACGGACAATTCAACAAGCTCTAAGTGGGCCTTATGCCGAACAATGGAGCAAGGCCATGGCGGAAGAGGTCGAGTCACCAGAACAAAATGAAACCTGGGATCTTGAGCCAATCCCAAGGAACAAGACAGCCATTGGGTGCAAATGGGTCTTTAAGATCAAAAGAAGACCAGGAAATGCCCCAGATAAATTCAAGGCCAGACTAGTCGCCCAAGGATTCTCCCAGAAATTTGGAGTGGATTATGAAGAGGTTTTCGCACCAGTTGTCAAAACCACGACAGTAAGAGCTTTGTTGTCTATAGctggtaaaaaaaatctccATGTGAAGCATTGGGACGTAAAAACAGCTTTTCTTAATGGAAAGCTTAGAGAAACAATTTACATGAAACAGCCCCCTGGACATGAAAAGAAAGGACAAGAAGAATTTGGATGCCGGCTCAACAAAAGTATTTATGGTCTCAAACAAGCGGTAAAGTCTTGGAATGATAAACTACATGAAACTCTCACTAATTACGGCTTTGAACGATGCGAAAGCGATCCTTGTTTATATAAACATGGAAACAACACTCGCTCATACTTGGTTGTACATGTTGATGACATCATGATCGCTTGCAgcaaattatcaagaataaaTGAAGTAATAGAAGCACTTGCCCAGGAATTTACTATTATAGACCTCAGTGACATTCAATGTTATCTTGGAGTAGAGGTCACCAGAAACCAAGCTGGCGATTATCTTATAAGTcaacaaaattatattgaaaagGTATTAATCCAATCAAGACTCGAGCATGCGAAATTTTCCAATCATCCCATGGACACTAATTATGAGAAAAATCGTGTTAATTCACCCGAAATAAAAATCGACtactatagtaaattaattggAAAACTATTGTACATCGCCATAAACTCAAGACCTGATATTAGTGCGCCAGTGGCAATATTAGCACAGCATATCAAAGGCACACGAAAAATTGATTGGAATGAGCTCCAGAGGATATGTAGATATTTGAAGGCCACCAAGAACTACAAACTCCGTCTCAGCTCCAATTCCAGCAACGCCCAAGAACTTTTCGGCTATGCTGATGCTAACTGGGCAGAGGACCGAGCTTCAAGAAAATCGAACACGGAATATCTGTTTAAGTTGTTCAATGGAACGATAAGCTGGGCAAGCAAGAAGCAAACCTGCGTATCGGTCTCGTCAACAGAGGCTGAAATAGTCGCATTATCAGAAGCATCGAGGGAATGCGTACTTATCCGGAAGCTGCTGGAATCCCTAGACCATCCGCAAAAATCAGCCACTATAATCTTCGAGGACAATCAAGGATGTCTTAGTAACATCCACGAACCTGGACCAAACCCCCGCAGCAAACATATCGACACGCAGTACTTTTATACCTGAGACCTGGAGGAGAAGAGTATTATAAAAGCAACTTACTGCCCAACAGACGAGAATCAAGCTGACATCCTGAAAAAACCACTAGGACCACTCAAGACTGCAACTCTGGCAAAGATGATCGGATTAACTGACCAAGAACATCAAGAGTAACGTCATGGAGGGAAGTATTGGAATCAATGACTCATATCGTTTTAttgtacacacacacacatactaCATACATTACTCATACCCATTTGCTTAAGTCGAGTCATTAGCTAGCTGTAATTAGGAAGTCAGTTATAATGAACTCAAGCTACTGTACACATCGACTTGTCAGTTATACTTGCACCTGTCTCCCAAATCCTATATTCAACACTTAAAGTGATTGGGAGGTAAAATGGGCGGTGGTCCCTCATAATTTCTCAGCCAATAACGTCTTGGCAAAAATATCCCGGCAATCTTATCTCATACAAAAATATCTCATGACAAAACGATCTgtagccaaaaaaatttccactgaAAACATCTCATGACAAAAAAATCTTTAGCCAAAAACATCTCCACCAAAAAGATCTCAACTGAAAACATctcataacaaattaatctCGATCATCAACATCTCATCATTATGTTGGCCTATTTCAGAGTAAACACACATTTAAATCTCGTTATAAAGGCGCAAGACGATTACGGGCGTTAGTGTTGGCCTATTTCAGAGTGAACACACATTCAAATCTTGTTAAAAAAGCGCAACACGATTACGCGCGTTAGTGTTGGTCTATTTCAGAGTAAGCACTAGGGTGTGTCATTTTGAggtgactttttttttcaacgaaaaaacaggctgaaaacttgcatgaaggtgagaacagcagcctgttcaaagcggagctcttaatattaatatttagaggtgcCTGTCCCTAATTTTCCATTTCCCATTAaaataacatgggaaaaaaattctttttttttgttgatttttcTAGCTCGGCATTTGCACCTCATATAAATAAGTCCATAGCAtattcttgtagaaaattcaacgctctacaaaaaaggtcttttACACTATTATCATAGAGATAGCCGCTTTAAAGATATTCAAATGTAAActtttaaatgtataaaattttgactattcaagtattaaactgatacaaattaatttattactgtcttaaaaaTCTATATTGTTATAAGAGATTCCTAtctatatagtcactcatcacgatatctcgggAACTATCAGACCTAGAAACTTGAAATGTGGTAGGAATATTACTTTTGCcatgtagaggtcagctaagaatggattttaagaaattcttTTCCCAAAGGGgtttgcgggggcgttaacaatgaaaaattcctgtttaaactatagttcctatcgactccaaatttgctAGGAACCTTCTGtcagagatgtagaaatagtacatgaatgaattttacgatagATCACTTCACAGGGGGTTgtgggggtgggtgttaacaataaaaatttttaatttccaagctatagctcccaGAAACTTCATATTTGGTAAGAATTTGCTACATATAAGGTAGAAATGATCTCAGAGCGgatttaatgtttaatttagGTTAGAATATACGCAAATTAAGTGATGATAAATTATGGTTGCATCTTTCATTTACTACCATTGAGGTTTATTAGTTGGATATTGTTAGTTACAAAGgtttgtataaaataatatagactGTATCAATCTAAAATAAACGTTTGTtaactttgataaatttactaatttaatttttatttacagtatTGAACAAGCATTTGTGTTAGGAAGTGACAATAACAAAATCAAAATGAAGGTTAATTTCACAGTATTATTTAAACATACATCAAGTTTGGTATATAATtatgtccaaaaaaaaaaattaggaaaacagttgaccctgaaggccatccctgcaacttcccgctaattcccgATAATTCAACATAGTATAAGTCGTAGCTCACACGCTCCCAGTTTACTTGTTTGATTTGTGTATAATCATATTTGGGTTTATAACCATTTCGTGActgttaaaaagtttaaatttttattaacaaaacaaGATATTAATCTCTgatttgtttgttaatttGAGATAGTGGTCCCCAAGTAAAGATTATTGCATTAATCTAAccttaattttttctagtttcttttctttctttctATTATTTCGGTTACTATAGTTGGCGCGACTTGAGTTGGTTACCTGAGTGCATTGTGGTGAGATCTATATGTGCTGTGAGTGAACATACACAACTCTGACTTACCATTGAAGTGTATctgttattgtttttgtttacATTGAATCTCAGCACTGAAATGTCACTCTCTAAAACAACAACAGGGGCATCAAAAGTTCAGGATATCACCTGCAATCTATGTGACAAAACTATATCCACCAAACCGATAGCCTGTATGCAATGTGGCCTGAACTATCATCCAAGTTGTGCTATGGTGACAGGTTCGACATCGGCTGGTGCAATCAACAAGTGCTGCTCCATTGTTAAACCACCTACGCAACACCCAATGAGCTCGTTCAAGGAGCTTCTGATTGAGGAAATGAGGAGCGATCTCAAGGATATGCTGGCATCAACGTTGAATGAACCGGATAACCAAAATCTGCAAGATGCTCTGGACCAACACACTCTTGAAATTCAGTCTAGCCTAAATCTAGCGATCACGGACAGCATGAAATCTCTTAAAGGGCTATTGAACAAACGCATGGATTCAATTCGTGAcacttttaataaatctattgatGATATCTCAGACAAACTTAATTCATGTCAAGCTCAACTTACTAAGCTGTCTAGTGATCATGATGAGACTGCTGCTAGGTGTAAAACGCTTGAAGCTAATTACAGTAGATTGCCAGCACAATATCCAGCGAGATCATCAGCGCGATATTAAGCAAGATatccagcgagaccgtcagcgagACCGTATGTGCGATATCAACCAAGATATCCAGCGAGATTTTTAGCGCGGTATCAAGCAAGATATTTAGCAAGACCGTCAGCGCGATATTAAGCAAGATATCCATCGAGACCATCAACGAGATTCTAGCAAGACCGTCAGCGCAATGTCCAGCGCGATATCTGTCCGATTATCCTCTTGCATGAGTTTCACCACCAAGATATTTTAACCTTACTGTCCATGCTGCTTACCAGCCTAAATATCGCTTTGCGAACAATCCTTTATATGTCCTTCAAAACAACCTCCGAAATATCCTATTTCatattattctaaattttatctctattttttttttttttgagtaaaaataatgtttttttatactttatttgcGAAGAATGTcagaaatcaattacaaatattattttaatacttaaaattgttctgaatctatatttttcaattgtttttatcgaatttaacaatttattcaaatattctCCCAGCCAATCAAAATTGTCGTTATAAAAATCTGTCTCGCGCTTTTTTTAGCAGGGCTAACTTCCTGACTCTACTGATGACATTTTGTCATCTATACTTAAACTTCCAGACAAATGGTCTGCAGGTGTGGATGGAATTCCATGCTTTCTGGTTAGATCACATGCCTGTCTATTTGTTGAGCCACTAACACTTATTTTTACTGAATGTATAAAGCATGGTATCTATCCAGACTGCTggaaaatctcaaaaatactGCCTATCTTAAAGTCTGAGGATCCATCTTTGATTGTTAATTACAGACCTATCTCAATTTTGTGTGCCTTTTCGAAGGTCTtcgagatttatttatatgggAAAATATTTGCTTATTTTCAAACTACCTTATCTCCATCTCAGCATGGTTTTGTCCCATGCAGGTCAACTGTAACCAATCTCTTATGCTTTACTAAATATGTACACAGTTCGTTTGCGGAGCATCTGCAGGTGGACACACTTTACACCGATTTCTCGAAGGCCTTCGATAAGGTCAACATATGTAAACTGGTCAAAGCATTGAATGACCTGAGTATTCCACTAGACCTGGTTGTGTTGTTATTCTCTTACTTAACAAATAGGCAGAATAAAGTAGTGTTCGAGGGCACGTATTCTAAAGTATTCAAGTCTACATCAGGTGTTCCACAGGGATCCAATCTTGGTCCactattatttatcatattcATCAATAATATCTCGTCTAATCTAAGCAATAGTGATCTTAACTGTGAAATAGATGCCTTTGCTGACGATACAAAACTATATGTAACGATTAGGTCAATGCAAGATTGTTCAAggctacaaaaattaatagatcGATTTCTTGATCTTTGTAATCAGTATGATCTCATTTTAAACCCCAATAAGTGTAAGATAATGTCTTATTATAGGAATAAATCGccgataatatttaattatataattgacAACACTCGGGTCACTAGGGTGTCTACCCAATGTGACCTGGGTGTtgtatttgataataaattgaacTTTCAGCCGCACATTAGCAAGGTTGTTACAGCGTCATGGAAAATGTTAGGCTTTGTAACCAGATCAAGTCGCAACCTAGTAACTGTTAAAGctatttgaataattacagaaagagcggaaaagcggggatcaggtttagggttggatatctcaattaaaacgcgtaatttattatcaaaaataacactagtaatttatttacattaattacactcaatatttaatatttttaatagcggattgttaagataaaagcggatttgtaaattacagcgtgggttgcaaaagcgaagccggttgacacgtggttgaacactttgccggcactgaaaaagcggtgaaataaatgcactgataacacaatttacctataacaaattaaagcgaattattagcggttaatttaagcaatttaaattataaaaatagcgaaatgcggttaattaacaataagcgaaagtaaagcggaattaatggcgacttgttgcaacgaaagcgtggaagcgaaagataataaagataattcgtcttcttcctcgttgactTGGAGAAGAAGGCTAATGCGCATGTCCAGCGAGAGCGATAGCCAATCAATAATTCGTTCTATTGATGTCGACATCGATAGCCAATAGTAAAATTCAATACATGTGGCGTGATCGAGCGGTCGATTGGCGCAAGCGTGTGAAAATTAGCGGGAACGAGCGCTTGTCAGGTGCGTATTGTAAATTTGGGGAGCCCACAGTGACGTAGTGCTCACTAAGTGGGCCTGTTCACTGAACATTCTCCCCGGCGTTGGCGGCTGCGTCGACAAGATCATCCTCTTCATGCGTCAGTGGCAAGACACAAAGCTTTGTAATTGGGCGTACCAGCTCTGTGTTAACTGTCTTCACAGTTACCACGCGGATTTGTCCATCTGCTCCTGGATGGACAGCAATCACTTTGGCTAATGGCCACTTGGTTGGCGGAAGATCCTCAGTGGTGATCAGTACAACTGAACCCACTTTGATCTGGTTGCGTTGATGATGCCACTTTGAAATGGCCTGGTAGCGGTGGATACAGTCCTGGTAGTAGCGTGAGCTGAGTACCTCCGTGAAGCGTTTTGCGGTGCGAATCATCAATCAATATTGATGTAAGCGGTGAATGTCTCGGCAGTATTGCTGGATGCTTCTCTTCTGGGTCCAATAATGCGTTTTTTAAGCGGCCACCGACTCTCAGGACCCCCTGATGGTCGATGAACGGAGTCAGCTTAGTGATGCTGTTGTTTTTTGGCAGATCATCACCATCTTGAAACGTATGAATCTCTCTAGCGAAATATTGTCCTTGAGTGAACTTAATCAAAGTCAATTTAGCGCGCTCCAGGTCTGATGGAGTAAGCGGGTAGGCCAGCGAAGATTGTGGAACTCTTTTGAAGCGGTCGATGACACGATGCCAGATGCTGAGCTTCCTAAGTAATGGAAACAGCTGCGAGTAATGCGATAGTAATTGTTGGAGAAGGCAATTTTCTGCTTTCCAAGTTACTAATGTCAGACCTTGGCGTTCTTCTCGATGCGTTGCGTTGTCGGTTGGAGGCTCAAGAGTGGGCCAAGAGGATTCTGGTTCATGAAGCCACGTAGGTCCATGCCACCAGAGAGCGTGTTGCTTTAGTTTTAGCGTAGGTATACCTCTTGAAGCGCAGTCAGCTGGGTTTTGTTTTCCTGGAATAAATTTCCAGGAGACATCTCGAAGCGTTTCTTGGATTTTTCCCACTCTATTGCGGACGAATGTCTTCCAGCGGGTTGCTGGACTTTTAATCCATGCGAGAGTCACGGCGGAGTCAGTCCAGAGATTTATCCTGACATTTCCAAGTGACTGAACTTCTTTAACATGAAGTATCAGTTGTGTTAACAACCATGCGGCTGATAATTCCAAGCGTGGAATTGTCATAGTCTTCAGCGGTGCTACTTGCGTTTTTGAACACAGAAGTGAGACTTTTGTGTTCCCATCAGCGTCAGTGACTCTCAAATACACAGCGGCAGCCATAGCGTTCTGCGAAGCGTCTGAGAACCCGTGCAATTCCATAGTTGCTCCGGGTGCTATATTATTCCAGCGTGGAATGCGGATGGATTCGATGTTTCGAAGATCCTCGCGGTATCCAGTCCATTTGTGAATGAGTGATGGTGACAATTGTTCATCCCATGACACTCTATCTAGCCACAGATTTTGCATAAAGATCTTGGCTTTGACGACTATTGGTGCGAGAAGTCCTAGCGGATCATACAGTTTAGCGATTTCAGACAAAATAGCTCTCTTTGTCTTAGGCGTATCTGGCGGTAGCGTGTACTTGAACTGGAGAGCGTCAGTGCGTGAATTCCAGTACATGCCCAGGACTTTTACTGGTGCATCACTGATTTCTTTAAGAGGTGTATCTAGCTGCTTTTCTTGAGCGACTTCAGCGAGTAATTTTAGACTATTGCTAGCCCATTTGGCAAGCGGGAAGCAGCCTGCTGCACACAGTGCTTTTGTTTGCACTGCAACCTCTATAGCGTCTTCTTCATTGTCTGCTCCACCGTAGATGTCATCTACGTAGCGTGTATCCAACATTGGAGCAACAGCTAGCGGAAAGCGGTGTCCTTCATCCTTCACAAGTTGAATGAGCACACGTACAGCGTCAAAAGGTGCACTAGCGGTTCCGTATGTGACTGTCTTGAGACAGTAAGCGTCTACCAGGTCATTCTCATCTGTCCAGAGAATGCACTGAAGCGGCCAATCAAGCGAGTCGACCTCAATCTGTCTGAACATCTTGGTGATGTCAGTAGCGAATAGAATCCTGCTGCAACGGATTCTCAACATCacatcaaaaatgtcaatttgcgTTTTGGGTCCTGCGTGGAGAATGTCGTTCAATGAAATTCCTGTAGATGTTGCACAGGAACCATTGAACACTGTGCGGAGCTTCGTAGTGGTACTATCAAGCTTCAATACCCCATGGTGAGGCAAGAAGTAAGCGTTTGCGGGCAATTCGTTGACTGGTACTCGTACCATGTGTCCTAGTTGAATGTATTCTGCCATGAATGCACGATACATGTCAGAATATTCTCTTTCTCGCGACAAGCGAGTTATTAATCTGCGGAGTGACCCCATAGCTGCGTTGATAGAGTCGCCAAGTTGACTCTCAAGGGCCTTAAGCGGTAATCTCACTACGTAGCGTCCATCAGGCTGTCGATAATGCGTTTGACGAAAGTGAATTTCACATTCGTCTTCTTCAGCGGTGTTGAGCGGTGAACTTCCTGATGGAACTTCTTCCTGTTCCCAAAACTTAGCGATAGCGTCTTGTAATTCAGTATCTACTGACGCATGTAGTGCTGCGTGTGATGTTGAAGCGGGTTTAGCGGTGACAGCTCCATAAATAATCCAACCAAGCGTGGTGGATTGTGCGATCGGAGCATTGCGAGGTCCTCTTTGAATCTCTGCGTTCATGATCTGTGCGGCTGGCGATGCACCTAGAATAATGTCTACAGGACGCGGCTGTAGATACTGCGGGTCGGCTAGTTGGAGATTCTCCAGATGCGGCCATTTCGGATCAGCGATCACGAACGATGGAAGATCTACCGTCAATGTTGGTAGAATATGCATGCTGACATGCATTGATGCGGTCGTACACAGCGAGCGAAGCTCAATTGTGCTCACACCTAGTGAGCTTCCTGCGGAGACATTGCCAATGCCCTTGAGCATGACCATGTCACGCTGTAGCGGTTGTCCAAGCTTCTTGAAGAGCGTCTGTCTCATAAATGAGAGCTCTGAACCTTGATCAATCAAGACTCTGGCGGTGATTGGATTGCCATGATGCGGGCGGACCTGGACTAAGGCGGTAGCTAGTAATACTTGAGCGGAAAGCGAATCTGAAATAATCAACAGTTAATGTTGAGTTATAAGCGGTCTGATGGAACTTTTAGTTACCTTGTGCGGTGTCAACTTGTTTCGGTGAAGCTGATTTAGGCGGTACTTCTCGGTGAATAGAAGTGTGATGGCGTAGACTGCACTTCCTGCAGCCCTGAGCAGTCTTACAATCAGCTACACGATGTGGGCCCAAGCAATTGTAGCACAAGCGGTATTTCTCGACAATGTCGATTCGTTCCTCCACAGTAGCGGCCTTGAATGTCGGGCAAAACAGCATGTAGTGCTCCTCCGGGCACAGCGGGCAATTTCTCCTGGGCTTTCCCTTGTATTGAGCAGCGGTGTATGAAGATCTTGTCTTCGGTTGTTTGTCGTTGCGGGACCCACCTGATTTATGATTTTCAGGTTGCTTCTTGGGCTCAGAAGCTGGCTCCAAGTTCTCCCAAGCTCTGACTTTGGACTTGAGGAACTCGTGAAGTTGCGTATAGGTCGGCATGATATCAGTTAACCCAAGACTAGTCTCCCAGTCCTCTCTTACAGCGGGTGGCAAGCGGCGCAGCGTCAGGTGAATGATCATTAAGTCCCAGTTGTCAACTGGAACTCCTTGAGCCTTGATGGAGTCCAAAGCTTTTTGATTGGATAAAAGCAAGGCGTCTAATTTCGCGGCTGATCGTGCGGGAACTGACTCTCCTACCAATAGATCTTCAAGATGTGATGCCACTACGCGGCGAGGATTCGAATAGCGGCTCTTCAGGAGATTCCAAGCGGGCTCAAATGAATCATCAGTGGATGACATGTTTCCAATAAGCTGGTGGGCTTCCTTTTCTGTGAAGGTTTTCAAATAATGCATCTTCTGACTGTTTTTAAGAAGAGCATTGTCAATAACAATGTCAGAGAATAGCTGACTAAATGATCCCCAGCGCTTAAAGTCTCCAGAGAAGCTCTGGAGCTTAATTTTTGGGAGTCCAGTACCCGATGAGCCTCCCAAGAAGGCGGTGCTGTGCATAGCCAGGTTTTGTTGCGTTTGTGCGGCTTCTCTGGCATCAATCTCCTGCTGAATGACGTCTTTGCGGGTGGCTATGCGGGTCTCCAAAATTGCATAGGTGGCGTGAGCGTTAGTATAATGATTCCCGACGTGGTACTCGTGTTCAAGTACTTCCGGGTACGTCTCAAAGATCAGCGAGTTTAAGTTAGTGATGTCCAGCCAAATCTTGGAGCTTTGTGTTGACACTGACTCAATAGCGGTGATCGTAAGCGAGTTAAGCTCCTCGTTAGTTAAGCGATCCACCATGGCATACAAAGCATCCAGGTACTGCTTTTGCATAGCAATAGCAGTTTCAAACTGCATTGCGGTGTTTAATGTAGGACCGAGATCGAGTTTTCAGTCAATTAAAGCGGAAAGTTCAGCGTACCGGTGTACGAATGACTACCAGGAGCAGCACCCGATGTGCTCTGCGATGCTCCTGACACTCGACCTTTCCTAGCGGGATTACACTTCACTTAACACAGCACAATTTTTAGcggtataattaattaatttaattgagatagAGCCAGCCTGATCCGGCTCGAGGGACCAATGAATAATTAcagaaagagcggaaaagcggggatcaggtttagggttggatatctcaattaaaacgcgtaatttattatcaaaaataacactagtaatttatttacattaattacactcaatatttaatatttttaatagcggattgttaagataaaagcggatttgtaaattacagcgtgggttgcaaaagcgaagccggttgacacgtggttgaacactttgccggcactgaaaaagcggtgaaataaatgcactgataacacaatttacctataacaaattaaagcgaattattagcggttaatttaagcaatttaaattataaaaatagcgaaatgcggttaattaacaataagcgaaagtaaagcggaattaatggcgacttgttgcaacgaaagcgtggaagcgaaagataataaagataattcgtcttcttcctcgttgactTGGAGAAGAAGGCTAATGCGCATGTCCAGCGAGAGCGATAGCCAATCAATAATTCGTTCTATTGATGTCGACATCGATAGCCAATAGTAAAATTCAATACATGTGGCGTGATCGAGCGGTCGATTGGCGCAAGCGTGTGAAAATTAGCGGGAACGAGCGCTTGTCAGGTGCGTATTGTAAATTTGGGGAGCCCACAGTGACGTAGTGCTCACTAAGTGGGCCTGTTCACTGAACACTattaaatctatttatttttccctGGTTAGGTCGCGTCTTGAATATGCCGCAGTTGTATGGTCTCCAATCTATGAAATATACAGTAACAAAATTGATAAAGTCCAACATAAATTTCTCAAGTTCATGTCCTGGAAAATGGATCGTGTTTATCCTAAACCAGGCATGGATAGGAAAGAGCTTTGTAGTAGATTCCATATGATTATATTAAAAGATCGTAGACTCTGTGCATGCGCCATCTTCTTGACGCGGCTGATTCAGGGGAAGGTGGATTGTGAACATCTGGCAGACTCTATCACTATTACTTTTAGAGCCCCGACCTGGAGGGATAGTACTCCCTTCCAGCTTCCACTCGCTGGCACCAACTTTGCTACATCTGCCCCCATATACCGATTAATAAGTGCCTTCAATACTTTTTACAAGATAGATAACAGTTTggatgtttataaaataagtagttctgaatgtttttcaaaactttGTATGTCAAACATTGTATAAACTGGagcaaaatatttacttttgatAGTTAATTATATAGTGACTtatcataatattaattttaaagtaaacaCTTTGTATTAAATTGTATGTAACATGGAACCCGATTAATGGCTTTGTTGTAGGGTTCATtgaactgataaaaaataaaaaataaaataaaaataaaattccatacttaggcgcataaaattgcaccaatgacgtttttgagctcttcgagctcaaaaatacaatttatgggttattttgagctctccaagctcaaagagattgttttcctatgcttttgagctcttcgagctcaaaagtctgatagggatttgatgacactattttttgaatttttaaaccgcaataacttttgaatgaataaaccgattttcacacggttggcagcattcgacgcaattttttaagcctcacaaagaatcttaaactttgaattgatcgcgctagaaatttcggagttattccgaaaaaacacttttttcggttttctttcgttcacgatatctctcgaacgaatcaaccgattttgactggactggtggcgatcaacgtggttttttaaggttaagagctgattagtttttggaattgaacctttaagctgtttaaaagttattccaaaaaaaccacatttgaaaaaaatttttttttcagttttttgaagatttctcaaaatctattgatctgaatcggtccaaatagttttcaaaatctaagtttggtcaagccctttcgaataaCACCAACCGcaatgaaatcggttcaaccgttcaaaagttataagcggttcacatactttcacacacacacacacacacacacacacacacacacacacacacacacacacacacacacacacacacacacatacatacagacgccgtgacaacctcgcggggatagtcagggaagcttcctgtgaccttcaaacgtcgagatctgacgaaaactcggtttttgcaaaacggggtgaaaacaataacttcccgatttttgaaaatctt
It encodes:
- the LOC123266058 gene encoding uncharacterized protein LOC123266058 — translated: MQFETAIAMQKQYLDALYAMVDRLTNEELNSLTITAIESVSTQSSKIWLDITNLNSLIFETYPEVLEHEYHVGNHYTNAHATYAILETRIATRKDVIQQEIDAREAAQTQQNLAMHSTAFLGGSSGTGLPKIKLQSFSGDFKRWGSFSQLFSDIVIDNALLKNSQKMHYLKTFTEKEAHQLIGNMSSTDDSFEPAWNLLKSRYSNPRRVVASHLEDLLVGESVPARSAAKLDALLLSNQKALDSIKAQGVPVDNWDLMIIHLTLRRLPPAVREDWETSLGLTDIMPTYTQLHEFLKSKVRAWENLEPASEPKKQPENHKSGGSRNDKQPKTRSSYTAAQYKGKPRRNCPLCPEEHYMLFCPTFKAATVEERIDIVEKYRLCYNCLGPHRVADCKTAQGCRKCSLRHHTSIHREVPPKSASPKQVDTAQDSLSAQVLLATALVQVRPHHGNPITARVLIDQGSELSFMRQTLFKKLGQPLQRDMVMLKGIGNVSAGSSLGVSTIELRSLCTTASMHVSMHILPTLTVDLPSFVIADPKWPHLENLQLADPQYLQPRPVDIILGASPAAQIMNAEIQRGPRNAPIAQSTTLGWIIYGAVTAKPASTSHAALHASVDTELQDAIAKFWEQEEVPSGSSPLNTAEEDECEIHFRQTHYRQPDGRYVVRLPLKALESQLGDSINAAMGSLRRLITRLSREREYSDMYRAFMAEYIQLGHMVRVPVNELPANAYFLPHHGVLKLDSTTTKLRTVFNGSCATSTGISLNDILHAGPKTQIDIFDVMLRIRCSRILFATDITKMFRQIEVDSLDWPLQCILWTDENDLVDAYCLKTVTYGTASAPFDAVRVLIQLVKDEGHRFPLAVAPMLDTRYVDDIYGGADNEEDAIEVAVQTKALCAAGCFPLAKWASNSLKLLAEVAQEKQLDTPLKEISDAPVKVLGMYWNSRTDALQFKYTLPPDTPKTKRAILSEIAKLYDPLGLLAPIVVKAKIFMQNLWLDRVSWDEQLSPSLIHKWTGYREDLRNIESIRIPRWNNIAPGATMELHGFSDASQNAMAAAVYLRVTDADGNTKVSLLCSKTQVAPLKTMTIPRLELSAAWLLTQLILHVKEVQSLGNVRINLWTDSAVTLAWIKSPATRWKTFVRNRVGKIQETLRDVSWKFIPGKQNPADCASRGIPTLKLKQHALWWHGPTWLHEPESSWPTLEPPTDNATHREERQGLTLVTWKAENCLLQQLLSHYSQLFPLLRKLSIWHRVIDRFKRVPQSSLAYPLTPSDLERAKLTLIKFTQGQYFAREIHTFQDGDDLPKNNSITKLTPFIDHQGVLRVGGRLKNALLDPEEKHPAILPRHSPLTSILIDDSHRKTLHGGTQLTLLPGLYPPLPGHFKVASSTQPDQSGFSCTDHH